Genomic DNA from Nitrospinota bacterium:
TCAAAAGGGACGACTTGTCGCGGATATAGTTCGCGGGAAAAAAGTTGGCGCCGCTTTGAGCACGCTTCAATTTACAAACAACAAGCCGGCAAAAATTATTGAGAAACTATTAAAGAGTGCGCGTGCAAACG
This window encodes:
- the rplV gene encoding 50S ribosomal protein L22 (binds specifically to 23S rRNA during the early stages of 50S assembly; makes contact with all 6 domains of the 23S rRNA in the assembled 50S subunit and ribosome; mutations in this gene result in erythromycin resistance; located near peptidyl-transferase center), with protein sequence MIATAKLRFVRMSPQKGRLVADIVRGKKVGAALSTLQFTNNKPAKIIEKLLKSARAN